In one window of Cytophagaceae bacterium ABcell3 DNA:
- a CDS encoding NADP-dependent malic enzyme yields the protein MAITIRKEDALNYHSHGQPGKIEVVPTKILSSQIDLALAYSPGVAEPCKEISANKDEAYKYTSKGNLVAVISNGTAVLGLGNIGPDASKPVMEGKGVLFKKFAGIDVFDIEVDCTDPKKFIEIVRALEPTFGGINLEDIKAPECFLIEEELKKQTNIPVMHDDQHGTAIISAAALLNALELIDKDISSVKFVICGAGAAAISCTKLYMSLGVKKENLIMVDKDGVIRSDRPSIDPTHVAFATDKDITSLAEAVDGADVFIGCSTGNVLTAEMLKTMASNPIVFALANPVPEIDYNLAISTRDDVIMATGRSDFPNQVNNVLGFPYIFRGALDVRASGINEEMKLAAVKALCELTKEPVPDIVNKAYSDHKLTFGRNYLIPKPLDPRLITTISPAVAKAAMETGLARTAITDWDEYHMELQKRIGIDQKLMSRVISRARQHPKRVVFAEADHYKILKAAQIIIDEGIGEPILLGNRQKIKRLIEEHNLDLGDCLIMNPREEKEKIKRFGELLYKKRQRKGVTLYEARQMMRQRNYFGSMMVETGEADAFISGLTRDYASAIKPALQTIGVEKGTGRVAGMYIILNKNNTYFFSDTTVNENPTADELSEIVGLTARTVRFFDVEPRIAMLSYSNFGSNKGEVPLKTALAAEKARERFPDLLIDGDVQANIALNTKLLKENYPFSVLAEQGANTLIFPDLASGNIAYKLLQEVGGAEAIGPVLMGMRKPVHILQLGSSVREIVNMVAIAVVEAQSYSSKN from the coding sequence ATGGCTATAACAATTAGAAAAGAAGATGCCCTGAACTACCATTCACATGGGCAACCTGGTAAAATTGAAGTTGTTCCTACAAAAATCCTTAGCTCCCAAATTGATTTGGCTTTGGCTTATTCTCCTGGTGTGGCAGAACCATGCAAGGAAATATCAGCTAATAAAGATGAAGCATATAAATATACTTCTAAAGGAAACCTTGTAGCTGTAATTTCTAATGGTACGGCTGTTTTAGGTTTAGGAAATATTGGACCTGACGCATCCAAACCTGTCATGGAGGGAAAGGGTGTTTTGTTTAAGAAGTTTGCAGGGATAGATGTTTTTGATATAGAGGTTGATTGTACAGACCCTAAAAAATTTATAGAAATAGTTAGGGCTTTGGAGCCAACTTTTGGAGGTATTAACCTGGAAGATATTAAGGCTCCGGAGTGCTTTCTTATAGAAGAAGAACTCAAGAAACAGACCAATATCCCTGTCATGCATGACGATCAGCATGGTACGGCTATCATATCTGCGGCGGCACTTTTAAATGCCCTTGAGTTGATCGACAAAGATATCAGTTCTGTAAAATTTGTTATTTGTGGGGCTGGGGCTGCGGCCATATCTTGTACAAAGCTGTATATGTCTTTGGGGGTAAAAAAAGAAAACCTTATTATGGTGGACAAGGACGGCGTGATCCGTTCTGACAGACCATCTATAGACCCTACGCACGTTGCTTTTGCTACAGATAAAGATATTACCTCATTGGCAGAAGCTGTGGATGGTGCAGATGTCTTTATCGGATGCAGTACTGGCAATGTATTGACTGCCGAAATGCTTAAAACAATGGCTTCTAACCCTATTGTTTTTGCTTTAGCAAACCCTGTGCCTGAAATTGATTATAACCTAGCCATTAGTACCCGAGATGATGTGATCATGGCTACTGGACGTTCTGATTTTCCTAACCAGGTCAATAATGTACTAGGTTTCCCATATATTTTTAGGGGTGCTTTAGATGTAAGGGCTTCTGGTATTAATGAAGAAATGAAGCTGGCTGCTGTAAAAGCTTTGTGTGAGCTTACTAAAGAGCCAGTGCCTGATATTGTCAATAAAGCATATAGTGACCATAAGCTTACATTTGGTAGAAACTATCTTATCCCAAAACCATTAGACCCTAGGTTAATTACCACTATTTCCCCTGCAGTAGCCAAAGCGGCTATGGAAACAGGACTGGCAAGAACGGCCATTACGGACTGGGATGAATACCACATGGAACTGCAGAAAAGGATTGGTATTGACCAGAAACTGATGTCAAGGGTAATCAGTAGGGCTAGGCAGCATCCTAAAAGGGTGGTATTTGCCGAAGCTGATCATTACAAAATACTCAAAGCTGCACAGATTATTATTGACGAAGGTATCGGTGAGCCTATTTTATTAGGGAATAGACAGAAAATCAAAAGATTGATTGAGGAGCACAACCTTGACTTAGGGGATTGTCTGATCATGAACCCTCGTGAAGAGAAAGAAAAGATAAAGAGGTTTGGTGAGCTGCTTTATAAAAAACGTCAGCGTAAAGGGGTTACTCTATACGAAGCCCGACAAATGATGCGCCAAAGAAACTATTTTGGCTCTATGATGGTCGAAACTGGCGAAGCAGATGCGTTTATATCCGGCTTGACCAGAGATTATGCTTCTGCCATTAAACCAGCTTTACAAACTATTGGTGTTGAAAAAGGAACAGGTCGGGTTGCAGGTATGTACATTATTTTGAATAAAAACAATACCTACTTTTTCTCAGATACTACAGTAAATGAAAACCCTACGGCAGATGAGCTTTCTGAGATCGTTGGACTTACAGCACGGACAGTTCGGTTTTTCGATGTAGAGCCACGTATTGCCATGTTATCTTATTCAAACTTTGGCTCGAACAAGGGCGAGGTACCACTCAAGACAGCACTTGCTGCCGAAAAAGCAAGAGAGCGTTTCCCAGACCTCTTAATAGATGGAGATGTGCAGGCTAATATTGCGCTTAATACAAAACTTCTTAAGGAAAACTATCCTTTCAGCGTATTGGCAGAACAAGGGGCAAATACCCTAATTT